The Ramlibacter pinisoli genome segment GGGGCTGGCCTACAGTTTCGTCACCTACCACCACGCCACCCACGGAGGGCACTGACATGTCCGGAGCCGGTTTCCACGTCCACGGTCCCCACGACCACGAGCTCGAGCACGCCACCCACCACGCCGCCGAAAGCCACGGCGCCGGCGGCATGGTCAACCAGGTCGCCATGTTCACGGCCGTCATCGCCACGGTCGGCGCGATCTTCGCGTACATGGGCGGCGCCACCCAGGCCAATGCCGGGCTGTACAAGAACAACGCCGCGATCAAGAAGACCGAGGCGTCCAACCAGTGGAACTACTTCCAGGCCAAGAGCACGAAGCAGTCGCTGGCCGAGGTGTCGCGCGACCTCGCTCCCACGGAGGCGGACAAGGCCAAGTACCAGGCCAAGATCGACCGCTACGAGAAGGAGAAGAAGGAGATCGAGACCGAGGCGCGCAAGATCGAGGATGACGCCAAGGCCTGGGATGCGAAGAGCGATGCCCAGATGCACGAGCACCACCGCTGGGCGCAGGCCACCACCGCGCTGCAGGTGGCGATCGCGCTGGCCGCCATCGCGCTGCTCACGCGCAAGAAGTGGCTCGAGTGGGGCATGTTCGGCATGGGCGCGATCGGTGTCGGCATCGGCGCGCTGGCGCTGCTGCACATCTGAACCGCGCATGAAGATCACGACCTGGAACGTCAATTCGCTCACCGCGCGCCTGCAGCACGTGCTGGACTGGCTGGCCGCCAACCCGGTCGACGTGCTGTGCCTGCAGGAGCTCAAGCTCACCGACGACAAGTTCCCGCTGGAGGCGATCCGCGCCGCCGGCTACCCGCACTGCGCGGTGTTCGGCCAGAAGACGTACAACGGCGTCGCCGTCCTCAGCCGCACCGAGCTGCGCGACGTCGCGAGGAACATCGCCGGCTTCGAGGACGAGCATTCGCGCGTGATCAGTGCCACGGTGGACGGCCCGTCCGGTGCGCTGCGGGTGGTGAACGGCTACTTCGTCAACGGGCAGGCACCCGGCACGGACAAGTTCGCCTACAAGATGAACTGGCTGGGCGCCCTCAACCAGTACGTCTGCGGTGAACTCCAGCAGCACCCGCACCTGGTGCTGCTGGGCGACTTCAACATCGCCCCCGAAGACCGCGACTCGTTCGACCCGGACGGACTGCGCGACACCATCCACCACACCCGCGAGGAGCGCGAGCACTTCCAGAAGCTGCTGGGCCTGGGCCTGTGCGACAGCTTCCGCCTGTTCGAGCAGCCGGACAGGAGCTACAGCTGGTGGGACTACCGGATGCTGGGCTACCAGAAGAACCGCGGCCTGCGCATCGACCACGTGCTGGTGAGCGAAGCCCTCAAGCCGCAGGTGCGGGCCTGCACCATCGACCGCACGCCCCGCAAGTGGAAGCAGCCCAGCGACCACGCGCCGGTGACGATCGAACTGGGCTGACGAGCGGGCCCTTCCCCGCGGCGCAGGACGCCCTCACGGAGCGGGAAACGTCCTGACTCCCAAACCCCACTGATCTGCCCCCCTCCCCCTCGGGGGAGAGGGATGGGGAGTGGGGGTTCCTGCCTGGGTCTGCGGTCTTTCGGCTATTCCAGCCCCAGTTCCTGGATCTTTCTCGTGATGGTGTTGCGGCCGATGCCCAGCTTCTGGGCCGCTTCGATGCGGCGGCCGCGGGTGTTGGCCAGCGCCGTCAGGATGAGGCGCGACTCGAAGCGGCGGGTGAGCTCGTCCCAGACGTCGTGGCGGCCGGCGACCAGCAGCTCCATGGCCTCGGCCTCCAGGCCGCTCTCCCAGGTGCCGGCCGGGCCGGCCGGCGGCAGGTTCGCCGGCGCCAGGGCGGGCGCCTCGCCGGCGGGCCGGACCAGGTCGGCCGGGGCGGCGGCGCGCGGCGCGGTTTCGGCGGCGCCGGCCACCTCGGGCGGCAGGTCCTTGGGCTCGATCAGCTGCGCGGGCGCCATGACGGTGAGCCAGTGGCAGATGTTCTCGAGCTGGCGCACGTTGCCGGGGAAACCGAAGCCGGTGAGCCGGACGACGGCGGCGTCGGAGATGCGCTTGGGTTCCACGCCCAGCTGCTTGGCCGAGGCCTGCAGGAAGTGGCGCGCCAGCATCGGGATGTCCTCGCGCCGCTCGCGCAGGGCAGGCAGGCGCAGCCGGATGACGTTCAGGCGGTGGAACAGGTCCTCCCGGAACGCGCCTTCCTTGACGCGCTGCTCCAGGTCCTGGTGGGTGGCCGCGATGACGCGCACGTTGGCCTTGACGGCGTTGTGGCCGCCCACGCGGTAGAAGTGCCCGTCGGACAACACGCGCAGCAGGCGCGTCTGGAGGTCGAACGGCATGTCGCCGATCTCGTCGAGGAACAGCGTGCCGCCCTCGGCCTGCTCGAAGCGGCCGCGGCGCATGGTCTGCGCACCGGTGAAAGCGCCCCGCTCGTGGCCGAACAGCTCGCTCTCCAGCAGGTCCTTGGGGATGGCCGCCGTGTTGATGGCGACGAAGGGGCCGGTGGCACGGGGTGAATGCTTGTGCAGCGCGCGCGCCACCAGCTCCTTGCCGGTGCCCGACTCGCCGGTGATCATGACCGTGACATTGCTCTGGGACAGCCGGCCGATGGCGCGGAACACGTCCTGCATGGCGGGCGCCTGGCCCAGCATCTCGGGCGTGGCGGCCATGCGCTCCTCGGCCACCTCCTCGCGCTGGCTCTCCTCCACCGCGCGCCGGATCAGCTCGATGGCCTTGGGCAGGTCGAACGGCTTGGGCAGGTACTCGAACGCGCCGCCCTGGAACGCCGAGACGGCGCTGTCCAGGTCGGAGAAGGCCGTCATGATGATGACGGGCAGCCCCGGGTGCTTTTCCTTGACCTTGGAGAGCAGGTCCAGGCCGCTGCCACCGGGCATGCGGATGTCGCTCACCAGGATCTGCGGGCCCTGCTCGTCGTTGGCGCTCTCGAGGGCCTGCAGCACCTCGCGGGCATTGGTGAAGCTGCGCGTGGGCAGCTCTTCTCGCAACAGCGCTTTCTCCAGCACGAAGCGAATGGATTGGTCATCGTCAACGATCCAGATCGGCTTCATGGAGCTTGTGGTCACCTCAGGTCATTCCGTCAACTAGGGCAGTGGGATGAGGATCTTGAAATCCGTCCTCCCCGGGACACTGTCGCATTCGATCAGCCCATGGTGCTGCTGAACGAAGGTCTGCGCGAGCGTGAGACCCAACCCCGAACCGCCCTCCCGTCCCGATACCAGCGGGTAGAAGATCCGGTCCTGCAGGGACGGGGGCACGCCAGGCCCGTTGTCGATGACATGCAATTCCAGTGCCAGTCGGTAGCGTTGCTTGCCGAAAGTGACCTGCCGCGCGACCCGGGTGCGGAACACCAGCTCCGCGTCGCCCGCCGCCATGCGCTCGGACAGCGCCTGGCAGGCGTTGTGGGCGATGTTCAGCACCGCCTGGATCAGCTGTTCGCGGTCGCCGCGGAATTCCGGCAGCGAGGTGTCGTACTCGCGCACGACCCGCAGCCCGCGCGGGAACTCGGCCAGGATCAGCGAGCGCACGCGCTCGCAGACCTCGTGGATGTTGACGTCGCCCACCACGTGGGGACGGCGGTGCGGTGCCAGCAGGCGATCGACCAGGGTCTGCAGCCGGTCGGCCTCGTGGATGATGACCCGCGTGTACTCCTTCAGGTCGCGCGACTGCATCTCCATCTCGAGCAGTTGCGCCGCGCCACGGATGCCGCCCAGCGGGTTCTTGATCTCGTGCGCCAGGTTCCGGATGAGCTCCTTGTTCGCCTGCGCCTGGTCCATCAGGCGCTCCTCGCGCTCCTGGCGGGCCTGCTGCTCGAGCGGAAGCAACTCGATGACGATCTCGCCGGGGCGGTCGGTCTGGGCCACCACCACGTGCACCGGCAGCGGCTCGGCGCCGTGCCGCAGCAGCCAGGCGTCGTAGCGCAGCGCCGCGAACTCGTTGCTGCCGGCGCCTTCCAGCGCGGTGCGCAGCAGCTGCGGTTCGGTGAAGCAGGCGGGGAAGCTCGACCCCTCGATGGTGCGGCGCGAGGTGCCGAGGGCGTCCTCGAGGGCGGCGTTGGCGAACAGCACCGCGCCGTCGTGGGCGACCACCGCCACCAGCGTGGCGAGCAGGTCGAAGGCCAGGAACCGCGCCTGGACGGAAGGGGGCGGCGTGGAGGCGGGTGCCCGGCGGCCCGGCGTCACTTGGCCGCGGGCAGGCGGCCCAGCTCGCGCTGGATGCCGGCGATGTCGCTCTCGTTGCGGGCCAGGCTGGCCTTGAGTTCGGCCACCCGATCGAGGTACTTCTGGTAGTTGCGCGCCTCGGGACCCTGCTTCTCGGGCTCGCCGTTGTTGTATTCCTTCTGCAGCTCGGCCTGGCGGGACTGCGCCTTCTTCAGTTCGGCCTCCAGGATCTGGCGGGCGTCGGAATCGCGCGCCTTCTGCTCGGCCGAATCGAGGCGGTTGCTGCCGGCCGCCGGCACCGCGGTTGCGACGCGGACGGCATTGGCGTTGCCGTTGACGCGGGTGCCCTCCACGACGGTGACGTTGCCGCCCTCGACCAGCTTGCAGCCCTGCGCCTGCGCGTGATGGGCGTCGTTCGTGTACGTGTTGCCGCAACGCCAGATGCGGCTTTGCGCGTGGGCCGGCAACGCGGCGGCAAACAGGGCGACGAGCGAGAGGGTGAGGGCCGGATTCATGGGAGGTGCTCCTTGCACGGGTGGGCGCAAGACGGTCTGCCAGTATGGCTGAACTGATCAGAATGTCCAAGCAACCCCATGATTCGCAACGGAAAATCGCCCGCGGGGGCGCGCCGGCGACAGCGGCGTCGCGCCGAGGGAACGGCGCCGTGCAGTGCCCGGGCAAGGGGCGGGCCCGGAAACGAAAAAGGGACGGCGCGGGCCGTCCCTTTTCTGCGACAGACTGGCTGGATATCCAGCCCGCCGGCAGCCGTCAGAGGCTGTAGTACATGTCGAACTCGATCGGGTGCGTCGTCATGCGGAAGCGGGTGACTTCCTGCATCTTCAGCTCGATGTAGGCATCGATCATGGAGTCGGTGAACACGCCGCCCTTGGTCAGGAACGAACGGCCCTTGTCCAGGTACTCGAGCGCCTGGTCGAGGCTGTGGCACACGGTCGGGATCTTCGCGTCTTCTTCCGGCGGCAGGTGGTACAGGTCCTTGGTGGCGGCCTCGCCCGGGTGGATCTTGTTCTCGACGCCGTCCAGGCCGGCCATCAGCATGGCGGCGAAGCCCAGGTACGGGTTCATCAGGGGATCCGGGAAGCGCGCCTCGATGCGGCGGCCCTTCGGGTTGGCCACGTACGGGATGCGGATGGACGCCGAGCGGTTGCGCGAGCTGTAGGCCAGCTTGACCGGGGCCTCGAAGCCCGGGACCAGGCGCTTGTAGCTGTTCGTGCCGGGGTTGGTGATGGCGTTCAGCGCGCGGGCGTGCTTGATGATGCCGCCGATGTAGTACAGCGCGAAGTCGGACAGGCCCGCGTAGCCGTCGCCGGCGAACAGGTTCTTGCCGTCCTTCCAGACCGACTGGTGCACGTGCATGCCGGAGCCGTTGTCGCCCACCAGGGGCTTGGGCATGAAGGTCGCGGTCTTGCCGTAGGCGTTGGCGACGTTCTGGATCACGTACTTCTGGAGCTGGCTCCAGTCGGCGCGCTGGACCAGCGTGCTGAACCGGGTACCGATCTCGTTCTGGCCGGCGCCGGCCACCTCGTGGTGGAACACCTCGACCGGGATGCCCACGGATTCGAGGATGAGCGACATCTCGGCGCGCATGTCCTGCGTGCTGTCGACCGGGGGAACGGGGAAGTAGCCGCCCTTGACGGTCGGGCGGTGGCCCTTGTTGCCGCCTTCGATCTTCTTGCCCGTGTTCCAGGGCGCCTCGTACTCGTCGATCTCGACGAACGAGCCGGACATGCCGGAGCCCCAGCGCACGTCGTCGAAGATGAAGAACTCGGGTTCCGGGCCGAAGAAGGCGGTGTCGCCCAGGCCGGAGGCCTTCAGGTAGGCCTCGGCGCGCTTGGCGATCGAACGCGGGTCGCGGTCATAGGCCTTGCCATCGCCCGGCTCGAGCACGTCGCACGACAGCAGCAGCGTGGTCTCTTCGAAGAACGGGTCGATGTTGGCGGTGTTGGCGTCCGGCATCAGCAGCATGTCGGAGGCCTCGATGCCCTTCCAGCCGGCGACCGAGGAGCCGTCGAATGCGTGGCCGCTGGTGAACTTGTCTTCGTCGAAATGGGAGACGGGCACGGTCACGTGCTGCTCCTTGCCGCGGGTGTCGGTGAAGCGGAAGTCGACGAACTTGACTTCGTTGTCCTTCACCATCTTCATCACGTCAGCGACGGTCTTGGCTGCCATCAGGGTTTCTCCAATTGGATGGTTGTTGAGAGAGGGGTTTTCGAGCCGGATCCTTGGATGCAGGTTCTGTGCCAAAGCTGGTGCATGGCACAACCGGCGGGGCCGGGCGATTGTCGGCGATGTTGGGCTCGGTTCCCTGCAGGGGCCTCAAGGTGCGCGGATGAGTCGATGCACCGCGACAGTGCAATTTCACCGCGCACCAAGATCGTGCCTCAGCTTTCGCGCACCAATTCGGGGCCCAGTTCGACGCCCAGCTGGCGCAGCCCGGCCAGCAGGTCGGCATAGGCGGCCGCGGCGGCGGCCGGCGCACCCTTGACGCCCAGGTCGATGTGGCGGCCGTATTGCGGGTGGTCGACGCTGGGCAGGCTGAACACCTTGATGCCGGCGTGCGCCCGTTCCACCTGTTCCATCAGCGGCGTGAGGTTGGACTCCATGGCGCCGAACACGATGACCGAGCGCTCCACGTAGTCGCCGCGCCGGAACAGGTGGGCGTAGCGGTCGTCCAGGACCGACTCGATCATCGGCCAGGCCATGACCGGGAAGCCGGGCACGAAGTGCACGTCGCCGACGCTGAAGCCGGGGATCTTGTTGTACGGATTGCGGATGATGGACGCGCCGGCCGGGAACACGCCCATGTTGAGGCGGTGCACGTTGTCGGGCCGGGCGGGCTCGTAGGGCACGCCCTGCTCGCGCGCCAGGTCCTGCATGCGTTCGCGGATCAGCACTTCGGCCTGCGGGTGCAAGGCGAGATCGACGCCCAGCGCGCGCGCCGCGCACTGGCGCGTGTGGTCGTCGGGCGTGGCGCCGATGCCGCCGCAGGAGAACACCACGTCGCCGCCGGCGAAGGCGCGCTGCAGCGTGGCCGTGATGCGCTCGGGGGAATCGCCCACGTACTCGGCCCAGGCCAGCTGCAGGCCGCGGGCGGCGAGCAGCTCGATCACCTTGGGCATGTGCTTGTC includes the following:
- a CDS encoding DUF4337 domain-containing protein, producing MSGAGFHVHGPHDHELEHATHHAAESHGAGGMVNQVAMFTAVIATVGAIFAYMGGATQANAGLYKNNAAIKKTEASNQWNYFQAKSTKQSLAEVSRDLAPTEADKAKYQAKIDRYEKEKKEIETEARKIEDDAKAWDAKSDAQMHEHHRWAQATTALQVAIALAAIALLTRKKWLEWGMFGMGAIGVGIGALALLHI
- the xth gene encoding exodeoxyribonuclease III — protein: MKITTWNVNSLTARLQHVLDWLAANPVDVLCLQELKLTDDKFPLEAIRAAGYPHCAVFGQKTYNGVAVLSRTELRDVARNIAGFEDEHSRVISATVDGPSGALRVVNGYFVNGQAPGTDKFAYKMNWLGALNQYVCGELQQHPHLVLLGDFNIAPEDRDSFDPDGLRDTIHHTREEREHFQKLLGLGLCDSFRLFEQPDRSYSWWDYRMLGYQKNRGLRIDHVLVSEALKPQVRACTIDRTPRKWKQPSDHAPVTIELG
- the ntrC gene encoding nitrogen regulation protein NR(I) is translated as MKPIWIVDDDQSIRFVLEKALLREELPTRSFTNAREVLQALESANDEQGPQILVSDIRMPGGSGLDLLSKVKEKHPGLPVIIMTAFSDLDSAVSAFQGGAFEYLPKPFDLPKAIELIRRAVEESQREEVAEERMAATPEMLGQAPAMQDVFRAIGRLSQSNVTVMITGESGTGKELVARALHKHSPRATGPFVAINTAAIPKDLLESELFGHERGAFTGAQTMRRGRFEQAEGGTLFLDEIGDMPFDLQTRLLRVLSDGHFYRVGGHNAVKANVRVIAATHQDLEQRVKEGAFREDLFHRLNVIRLRLPALRERREDIPMLARHFLQASAKQLGVEPKRISDAAVVRLTGFGFPGNVRQLENICHWLTVMAPAQLIEPKDLPPEVAGAAETAPRAAAPADLVRPAGEAPALAPANLPPAGPAGTWESGLEAEAMELLVAGRHDVWDELTRRFESRLILTALANTRGRRIEAAQKLGIGRNTITRKIQELGLE
- the glnL gene encoding nitrogen regulation protein NR(II): MTPGRRAPASTPPPSVQARFLAFDLLATLVAVVAHDGAVLFANAALEDALGTSRRTIEGSSFPACFTEPQLLRTALEGAGSNEFAALRYDAWLLRHGAEPLPVHVVVAQTDRPGEIVIELLPLEQQARQEREERLMDQAQANKELIRNLAHEIKNPLGGIRGAAQLLEMEMQSRDLKEYTRVIIHEADRLQTLVDRLLAPHRRPHVVGDVNIHEVCERVRSLILAEFPRGLRVVREYDTSLPEFRGDREQLIQAVLNIAHNACQALSERMAAGDAELVFRTRVARQVTFGKQRYRLALELHVIDNGPGVPPSLQDRIFYPLVSGREGGSGLGLTLAQTFVQQHHGLIECDSVPGRTDFKILIPLP
- the glnA gene encoding type I glutamate--ammonia ligase: MAAKTVADVMKMVKDNEVKFVDFRFTDTRGKEQHVTVPVSHFDEDKFTSGHAFDGSSVAGWKGIEASDMLLMPDANTANIDPFFEETTLLLSCDVLEPGDGKAYDRDPRSIAKRAEAYLKASGLGDTAFFGPEPEFFIFDDVRWGSGMSGSFVEIDEYEAPWNTGKKIEGGNKGHRPTVKGGYFPVPPVDSTQDMRAEMSLILESVGIPVEVFHHEVAGAGQNEIGTRFSTLVQRADWSQLQKYVIQNVANAYGKTATFMPKPLVGDNGSGMHVHQSVWKDGKNLFAGDGYAGLSDFALYYIGGIIKHARALNAITNPGTNSYKRLVPGFEAPVKLAYSSRNRSASIRIPYVANPKGRRIEARFPDPLMNPYLGFAAMLMAGLDGVENKIHPGEAATKDLYHLPPEEDAKIPTVCHSLDQALEYLDKGRSFLTKGGVFTDSMIDAYIELKMQEVTRFRMTTHPIEFDMYYSL
- a CDS encoding competence/damage-inducible protein A, whose translation is MSKRPDFGLVIVGDEILSGKRSDKHMPKVIELLAARGLQLAWAEYVGDSPERITATLQRAFAGGDVVFSCGGIGATPDDHTRQCAARALGVDLALHPQAEVLIRERMQDLAREQGVPYEPARPDNVHRLNMGVFPAGASIIRNPYNKIPGFSVGDVHFVPGFPVMAWPMIESVLDDRYAHLFRRGDYVERSVIVFGAMESNLTPLMEQVERAHAGIKVFSLPSVDHPQYGRHIDLGVKGAPAAAAAAYADLLAGLRQLGVELGPELVRES